In one Trichosurus vulpecula isolate mTriVul1 chromosome 8, mTriVul1.pri, whole genome shotgun sequence genomic region, the following are encoded:
- the LOC118828119 gene encoding ribonuclease pancreatic A-like, which yields MIPERSLLLLSMLALLVLVLSQHSLAESQEKKFKRQHVDSGQEGNPGKKYCDKIMPKRGMTKGKCKPVNTFVHESYQTIQDICHEANTACVNPDMHNCHKSSHPLRITECRLSGGSKPGKCRYRVKSAKKHVIVACGGNPLKPIHLDATK from the coding sequence ATGATTCCAGAAAGGTCACTCCTCTTGTTGTCCATGCTGGCTCTGCTGGTCTTGGTGCTGAGCCAGCATTCTTTAGCAGAGTctcaagaaaaaaagtttaagaggCAGCATGTGGACTCAGGCCAAGAAGGCAATCCTGGAAAAAAATACTGCGACAAGATAATGCCGAAACGGGGCATGACAAAAGGGAAATGCAAGCCAGTCAATACCTTCGTGCATGAATCTTACCAGACAATCCAGGATATTTGCCATGAGGCAAATACAGCATGTGTAAACCCAGATATGCACAACTGTCACAAAAGCAGTCATCCCCTGAGAATCACCGAATGCCGCCTTTCAGGAGGTTCCAAGCCAGGCAAATGCAGATACCGGGTGAAAAGTGCTAAGAAACATGTCATTGTGGCCTGTGGAGGGAACCCCTTGAAACCAATACACCTTGATGCCACCAAATAG